A single region of the Kwoniella botswanensis chromosome 1, complete sequence genome encodes:
- a CDS encoding guanine nucleotide-binding protein subunit beta-like protein, whose amino-acid sequence MAEPLVFKGTLAGHSGWITAIATSSENPDMILTASRDKTIIVWQLTRDDGSFGFPKKILHGHNHFVSDVVISSDGQFALSSSWDHTLRLWDLNTGLTTRKFVGHTGDVLSVSFSADNRQIVSASRDRTIKLWNTLGECKFNITEDGHSEWVSCVRFSPNPVIPVIVSAGWDKTVKVWELSKCKLKTNHYGHTGYINTLAVSPDGSLAASGGKDGITMLWDLNDGKHLYSLDAGDVVNALVFSPNRYWLCAATSSSIKIFDLESKSIVDDLRPDFDGLSDKARKPECTSLAWSADGQTLFAGFSDNLVRVWVVVV is encoded by the exons ATGGCTGAGCCTCTCGTATTCAAGGGTACCCTCGCCGGCCACTCCGGCTGGATCACCGCCATCGCTACTTCAAGTGAAAACCCAGACATGATCTTGACCGCTTCTAGGG ACAAGACCATCATCGTCTGGCAACTCACtcgagatgatggatctttCGGTTTCCCCAAAAAGATCCTCCACGGACACAACCACTTTGTATCCGATGTAGTCATCTCATCAGATGGTCAATTCGctctttcctcatcatgGGACCACACCCTCAGATTATGGGACTTGAACACCGGTTTGACCACTAGAAAATTCGTTGGACACACTGGTGATGTTCTTTC CGTCTCATTCTCAGCTGACAACCGACAAATCGTCTCCGCTTCCCGAGACCGAACCATCAAGCTCTGGAACACCCTCGGTGAATGTAAATTCAACATCACCGAAGATGGTCACTCCGAATGGGTCTCATGTGTTCGATTCTCCCCTAACCCCGTTATCCCTGTCATCGTATCTGCCGGTTGGGACAAGACCGTCAAG GTTTGGGAACTTTCCAAGTGTAAGCTCAAGACCAACCACTACGGTCACACCGGATACATCAACACCCTCGCTGTCTCTCCCGATGGATCCCTCGCTGCTTCAGGTGGTAAAGATGGTATTACCATGCTTTGGGACTTGAACGACGGTAAACACCTTTACTCCCTCGATGCCGGAGATGTCGTCAACGCCCTTGTCTTCTCCCCTAACCGATACTGGCTCTGTGCTGctacctcctcttccatcaaGATCTTCGACCTTGAATCCAA ATCAATCGTCGATGATCTCCGACCAGACTTTGACGGTCTCTCCGACAAAGCCCGAAAACCCGAATGTACTTCTCTCGCTTGGTCCGCTGATGGTCAAACTCTTTTCGCTGGTTTCTCAGACAACCTCGTTAGAGTCTGGGTTGTTGTCGTATAG